The DNA sequence CCCGCTAGATATACCGGCCCCGCAGAGCAAGGGAACTTCCTTATTCACGCTCCTAACAGCCTTCAGCGAGTTCAGTATCACTTCGGGTTTGGCTTTAGATACCGGGATCCCGCTTCCTATTAGCTCGGGCGGTTCCACGGCGATGGCATTAGGTGAGAGCGCCGCTATGACAGCTGACTCACTGGGAGTGGACGAGCATACTATCGAGAGAAGCCCGAGTTCCCTCATAATCGAGATAGCTTCTGCTATATGCCTCAAGGAGAGTTGCCTCTCTGAGTGATTGAGGAGCGAACCGCTAGCTCCAGCCTCCTTTACCAGGGCAGGGGGGACGTGACCCGTGAAGGGGCCTGGAGGGAGAGGATCCACGTGTTGAGCGAATACAGGTATCTCAACTG is a window from the Candidatus Korarchaeum sp. genome containing:
- the tpiA gene encoding triose-phosphate isomerase; this encodes MLPRLLVNLKAYPESSGTRAIEISKLAERVWRETGVLIGVAPNFLDLRAVSSSVEIPVFAQHVDPLPPGPFTGHVPPALVKEAGASGSLLNHSERQLSLRHIAEAISIMRELGLLSIVCSSTPSESAVIAALSPNAIAVEPPELIGSGIPVSKAKPEVILNSLKAVRSVNKEVPLLCGAGISSGDDVRAALELGSYGVLVASAITKSPDPYRKIRELAEPASSFAPEPTF